Part of the Thermus neutrinimicus genome, ACCATGGCCCCCCGCAAGGGGTGCGCCAGGATCCCAAGGTGGCGGAGGCCTACCTGGGGCAGGCTTGAGGCGCTATGGAAGGAACGCTGCTTGCCTACCTGTACCACCACGCCAAGGAAAGACCCCATGCTCCGGCTTTGCGGGCGAAGCGGCTTGGGGTCTGGCAGAAAACCTCCTGGAAGGAGCTTTTGGAGCGTACCCTTAGCCTCGCCGGGGGGCTTTGGGCCTTGGGCCTTCGGGAAGGGGAGGTCCTGGCCATCCTGGGGCACAACGCCCCCGAGTGGGTGGAAGCCGAGCTGGCTGCCCAGACCCTGGGGGCCCTTCCCATGGGCATTTACGCGGACGCCATGCCCGAGGAGGTGGGGTACTTCCTGGAGTTCACCGGGGCCAGGGGCATCGTGGTCTCCGACGAGGAGCAACTGGACAAGGTCTACCCCCACCTGCACCTTTTGGACTTCGTCCTGGTCTGGGAGGAAGCGGGGATGTCCCGCCACTTCCAGGGCAAGGTGCTCCGGTTTAGCCAGGCCCTTGGGGATCCCAGGGTGGGGGAAGAGGCTATGAACAAGCGCCGTCCTGAGGAAACCGCCCTCCTCGCCCCCACCTCGGGCACCACGGGAAGGAGCAAGCTGGCCATGCTCTCCCACCAGAACCTCCTCGCTGGCCACTTCGCCCTGGGCCAGGCCCTGGGGTTCCAGAAGGGAGCCTGGGTCTTCAGCTACCTACCCCTTCCCTGGATCGGGGAGCAGATGCTCACCGTGGTGCAGGGCCTGGTGGAGGGCTCCACCGTGCACTTCCCCGAGGACCCCACCACCCTCCGGGAGGACCTTAAGGAGGTCCAGCCCGACTTCTTCCTGGCCCCGCCCAGGCTTTGGGAGGATATGGCCAGCCTCATCCAAAGCCGCATGGCAGACGCCGACCCCATGAAGGCCTTCTTCTACCGGGTGGGGATGGGGGCTCTCCTGGAGGGGGCGAGGCGGGAGTTCCGCGGGGAAAAGGTGGGCCTGTGGCTCAACCTCAAGCGGAGCCTCTTCTATCCCCTCATCGCCAGGCCCCTCAGGGCCAGGCTGGGCCTTGCCGCCTGCCGCATCGCCGTCACCGGAGGAGCCCCCTTGGGCCCAGAGGTGTTCACCTTTTTCCGCGCCTTAGGCCTGGACATCCGCCAGGTCTACGGCCAGTCGGAAACCGCCGCCACCACCGCCGCCCACACCACCGGGGATGCCCCGCCAGAGACCGTGGGCCCCCCACTTCCCCGCACGGAGGTGCGCATCAGCGAGGAGGGGGAGATCCTGGTGAAAGGGCCCCAGGTCTTCCAGGGTTATTTCCGCCAGGAAAAGGCCACCGCGGAGACCTTCACCGAAGACGGCTTCTTCCGCACAGGGGATGCGGGCTTCTTTGACGAGCGGGGGCATCTGGTGATCCTGGGCCGGGTGAAGGAGGTGGGTGCCCTTACGGACGGAACCCGCTTTGCTCCGCAATTTCTGGAAAACCGTCTTAAATACTCCCCCTATGTCCGCGAGGCCGTGGTGCTGGGGCACGGGAGACCCTTTGTCACCGCCCTCATCGAGCTGGATCCGGAAAACGTGCAGAACTGGGCCAGGAAGCGGGGGATCCCCTTTACCACTTACCTGTCCCTCACGGAAAGACCGGAGGTCAAGGCCCTGATCGCCGAGGAAATCCGCATGGTGAACAAAACCCTTCCCGAACGGCTCAAGATCCAGCGCTTCGCCATCCTCCCCAAGGAACTCCACCCCGACGACGAGGAGATCACCCGCACCCGCAAGGTGCGCCGCCAGGTGGTGGAAGCCCGCTACGGCCCGGTGATCCAGGCCCTCTACGGGGAGGGGGGACGGGTGGAGGTGGTGCTTCCCATCCGCTACCTGGAGGGGGAGGGGAGGCTCGAGGCCACCTTGGAGGTGCAGGAGGTCTAGGATGTTCCACCTCGCCAAAGGGCTCACCGACGCCTTTAGCCGCCGCTTTGCCCGTGCGGTGCGGGAAACCTACCGGCAGGACGAGGCCTACGCCAGCACGCCCCTTGGGCGTTTGGCCCTCGGGGTTTTCCTGGTCCTCCTCCTTCTTCTTCCCCTCCTCCTCCCCCCCTATCCCATGTACGTGACCACCCTAGTGGCCATCGGGGCCTTAAGCGCCCTGGGCCTCCACCTCCTGGTGGGGGGTGCGGGGCAGATCTCCTTGGGCCACGCCGCCTTTATGGGGGTGGGAGCCTACGCCGCAAGCCACCTCCACGGCCCCTTGGCTCCCTTGGGCATCCTCCTTGGGGGAGGCATCGCCGCCCTCTTGGGCCTCGTGCTGGGCCTCCCCTCCTTGCGCATCAAGGGGGTGTACCTGGCCATCGCCACCCTGGCCTTCCAGTTCCTGGCGGATTATGTCTTCAAAAACTGGGAAGGGGTGACGGGGGGCATCCGGGGGCGGACCCTCCCCCCTGCGGAGCTTTTCGGCTTAACCCTGGACACCCCTGGGAGGCTTTGGTACCTGGTGCTCCTCTTCGCCCTACCCCTCTTCTTCTACGGCAAGCGCCTCCTCATGACCCGGGCGGGCCGGGCCTTCATGGCCGTGCGGGACAACGACCTCTCCGCCCGGGTGGCGGGGGTAGACCTGGTGCGGGTAAAGCTTCTGGCCTTCGCCCTCTCCGCCTTCTACGCCGGGGTGGCCGGGGGACTTCTGGCCCAGCTTTACAAGGCGGTGACCCCCGAGTACTTCCCCCTCACGGTGAGCATCCAGTACCTGGCCATGGTCATCGTGGGCGGGGCGGGCACGGTGCTGGGGGCGGTATTGGGGGCCTTCTTCGTCCTCCTCATCCCCGAGGTCTTAAACAGCCTGGTGGGGTCCCTGGGCCCCCAGTACGCCGCCACCCTGGCGGCCTGGCGCAACGTGGTCTTTGGCCTTCTCATCCTGGCCTTTTTGATCCTGGAACCCCTGGGATTGGTGGGTCTTTGGGGAAGAATCCGCAACTACTTCCGCACCTGGCCCCTCCCCTACTGACTACCGTTGCCAGTCCTTGAGGTGGCGTAAAGCCACGGGAAGACCGAGCCCTAACCCGAAAAGGAGGTAAGGGGGAACCGGGTGCAGAACGCTGGCCAGGAAGGGCTGGGCCAGGGCCACGGCCAGGGCCACCCGGTAGGGCCTTCGGAAAAGGGCAAAAAGCATGGCGAAAAGCAGGAGGGAAAGGAGGAGAAGCCGGGGGTCCACGGCAAGGAGCACCCCGGCCCCCGCGGCCAGGCCCTTTCCCCCCTTGAGGAGGAGCCAGGGGGAGAAGGCATGCCCCCACACCGCCCCCACGCCCCCGGCAAGGCCGCCCAGAGGGCTTCCCGCCACCCCCTCTCCCAGGGCCACGGCCAGGATCCCCTTGAAGAGGTCCAGAAGGAGAACCAGGAAACCCGGCACGGGACCCAGCACCCGGTAAGCGTTCAGGGCTCCTGGGTTGCCCGACCCCTCCCGCAGGAGATCCCTTCCCCGCAGGGCTCCAAACCAGTAGGCGATGGGCAAGCTACCCAGGAAGTACCCAAGGAAAAGCGCTAGGAACATGGGCTAGGAAAGGGCCCTTTGCACCTGGGCTTGGAGCCGCAGGAGGGCCGCCTCGAGGCCCCTTAGGCGCAAGGGGGTGAGGAGTTCCTCTAGCCCCGCCCCCTGGTAGAAGGTGGGGGGCACGGAAAGCACCGCCTCTGGGGGCTCGCCCTCGAGGCCCTCCTTGAGAAGCCCGGCAAAGGCCTTTACCGTGGGGGCTTCATGGGGGACGAGGAAGTAAAGCCTAACCCTGCCTTCCTCCACCTCCGCCCTCAGGAAGAAGGGGGTCTGGCATTCATGCACCCGTTCCAGCTCCACCCCAGGGGGCGGGGTGGGCACCTTTCTGGCATACTCCAGAAGCACCTGGGCCTTAAGCTCCTTGGGCATGGCCCGAATCAGGTCCAGGGCTTCCTGAAGCCTCTTGGGCAAGGCCATAGCCGTAGCTTAATCCACCCGGGGAGCGGTATGGGTGGGGCGGAGCTCCATCTCGCTCACCAAGGCCCTCTCCGGCATCTCCGCCGCAAAGAGCACCGCCTGGGCCACATCCTCTGGGGAAAGCTTCCAGGATGCTCCCGGGGTATTGCCGGCAAAACCCGTATCCACCGAGCCGGGCAGGATATTCACCACCCGCACCCCAGCTTCCCGAAGTTCCAGCATGGCCGCCCCCATGAGGCCCAAGAACCCAAACTTGCTGGCGTTGTAGGCGGCCCCGCCCTTAAAGGCGTTCTTACCCGCCAGGCTGGCGATGTTCACCACCACCCCCCTCGAGGCCAAGAGGGCAGGCAAAGCCGCCTTGAGGCCCAAAAAGGGCCCCACCAGGTTCACCTCCAAAACCTGGCGGAACTCCTCCTCGCTGAGCTCGGCCACGGGCCTCATCACGCCGATCCCGGCGTTGTTGACCAGGAGGTCCAGCCGGCCGTAAGCCTCCACGAGGCCTGCCACCGCCCTCTGCCAGTCCCCAAAGGAGCGCACGTCCCCAGGCAAGGCCATGGCCCCCTCCCCTAGCTCCGAGGCCAAGGCCCCAAGCCTACCTCCATCCCGGGCAAAAAGGCCCACCCGGTACCCTTTGGCGTGGAGAAGCCGGGCGATGGCCTCCCCGATGCCCCGGCTCGCCCCCGATACCAAGGCCACCCTCATGCCCCCTAGCTTAGCCCAAAGCGCTCCTTGATCCGGGACAAAACCCCCCTTAACCCCTCTTCCAGCTCCTCAACCCCTCCCCGGTTCTCCAAAACCCAGGTGGCCCGCCTCCTCTTCTCCTCCTCGGGCATCTGGGCCCTTTCCCGGGCCAGGACCTCCTCCGGCGAAAGCCCGGAGCGCGCCACCACCCGCCTCACCCGCTCCTCCACAGGGGCCGCCACCAAAAGGGTCCCATCCAGACGGGCTTCCCAACCCTTCTCAAAAAGAAGGGGGATTTCCAGGAAAACCAGGGGGGCCTGGATCCTGCCCAACTCCTCGGCCAACAGCCTCCGCACCTCGGGGTGGAGGAGGTCCTCGAGGGCCCTTAGCCTTTCCGGGTGGGAAAAGACCAGCTGGGCCAGCACCCTGCGGTCCAGTTCCTCGCCGGCAAAGGCCTCGGGGAAAAGCCGCTTAAGCTCCGCCTTCTTGTTCTCCCTGGCCCTTGCGGCCAGCTCGTCCAGGTCCAGGACCGGGTAGCCCCAGGACCTGAGGAGGGCGGCCACCGTGCTCTTGCCGCTTCCGATGTTCCCGGTAATGCCGATAATGATGGGGTGCTTCGCCCTATCGCCCATAGGGACTTCCCCTTTTATACCCCCAAGGGGGCCATCCCCGTGGGGGGTGTCCTAAGGGACCTCCTTCTGGGAAGGAGGCCCCAGGACCTGGACTTCGTGGCAGAGGACCCGAGGAAGGCGGCAGAGGATGCCCAAAACCACCTGGGGGGCACCCTTTTCCCCTTGGACGAGGAACGGGGCCAGTACCGCCTGGTGGCGGGTGGCCTTGTCCTGGACTTCTCCCCCTTAGAGGGCAGCCTGGAGGAGGACCTCCTCAAGCGGGACTTCCGCCTAAATGCGCTTATCTGGAGGCAAAACCGCATCCTTGGTATCCCAGGGGCGGGAGGGGATCTCTCCAAGAGGGTGCTGGTTCCCGTACGGGAGGCCAATTTCTACCAGGACCACCTGCGAAGCCTCCGCGCGGTGCGCCTGGCCGCCAGCCTGGGCCTTGGCCTGCCCGGGGAAACCCGAAAAGCCCTTTCCCGCCATGCCCGCTTCCTCCAGGACCACCTCGAGGCCCTTCCCGCCCGGGAGCGGGTGAAGGAGGAACTGATCCGACTCCTCCTTTCCCCAAGGGCAACCTGGGGCCTTCATCTTTTGGAGCGCACGGGCCTTTTGGACCTCTACCTCCCCGAGCTCCGCCCCCTGGTGGGCCTTAAGCAGGGGGGCGTCCATCATCTGGATGGCTGGCAGCACACCCTCTCCGTGGTCCTCCACCTGGTCTGGCTTTGGCCCGAGGCCCCCTTGGAGGCCCGGCTGGCCGCCCTGTACCACGACGTGGGCAAGCCCTTAACCCGCCGCTTTGACCCCCAGGTGGGCCGCTTCCGCTTCCTGGGGCATGCGGAGGTGGGGGCGGAGATGGCCAAGGCTGCCCTCCTTTGGCTCCGTTTTCCCAAGGAGGCCGTGGAAAAGGTGGAGGCTTTGGTGCGTCGCCACATGGACCGGTTACCAGACGAGGCCAAAGCCCTCCGGCGCTTTCTCTTCCGCCGAAAGGACCTTCTGCCCCACCTGGTTTACCTCATGGCCGCAGACCGCCTGGGCACAAGGGGGGTGGAGGAGGAGGCCTGGGGGGTCTTGGAAGCCTACCAAAAGGCCTTATCCCAGCCCCTGCCCACCCGTCCCCTCCTTTCCGGGGAGGAGGTGATGGCCCTCCTTTCCCTAAGGCCCGGCCCCCTGGTGGGGAAGGCCCTGGAAGCCCTCCTCTTGGCCCAGGTGGAGGGAAGGGTTACGACCCCAGAAGAGGCCAAGGCCTTTCTCCTATATTGGAAGGGCCATGGAGCGGATACGCCTGCGGGAACCCCAGATCACCCCTATTGAGGGGGGGTTCCTGGTTTCCGACCCCTACGGGGTCTTCCCCAAACCCCTGGCCCTTACGGAAGGAGGGCTTTTCCTCCTCTCCCTCCTGGAGGGACGCACCCTGGAGGAAGTGCAGGAGGAGGTATTCAAAACCCACGGGGTGCTGGTACCTAAGAAGGAGCTGGAGGAGCTGGTCAAGGCCCTGGAGGAGGCCGGACTGCTCCTTACCGAGGAGGTGGAGAGGCGGCTTAAGGAGGAAGAGGACAAGCTGAAAAAGGAGCGCCCCATGCGCCTGGCAGGGCTTTCCTACCCCCAAGGGGAACGGGAGGCCCGGGCCTTCCTCCAGGCCTTCCGGGCCAGCTTCCCGGGGCCAAGGCCCCAAGGGGACCCCTCCATCCTCCTGCTTCCCCATCTGGAGCCGAGCCGGGTGCCCGAGGCCTACGGAGCCGCCCTGGCAGCCTTGGAGGGCATACCGGAACCCGAGCGGGTCTACCTGGTGGGGGTGGCCCACCGGCCCCTGAGGGAGAAGGCCGCCGCCCTCCCCGTTCCCTTCCAAACTCCCTTTGGCCCCGCGGAGCCCGACCTTGCCGCCCTGCAGGCCCTGGACGCCCTCCTGCCCTACGAGCTCTTCAACACCCCCCTGGCCTTCCGGGAGGAGCACAGCCTGGAGCTACCCCTTTTCTTCCTCAAGGGAGCCTTTCCCCAGGCTAAGCTCCTCCCCCTCCTGGTGGGCCGCGGGAGCCTCGAGCTGGGGGAGGCCCTGAGGGTGGTCCTTAAGGACCATCCCGGCCTTCTGGTCCTGGCGGTGGACCTCTCCCACGTGGGGCCCCGCTTCGGCGACCAACCCCTTTCCCGCTCCCTGGCGGAGGAGGCCCGGAGGCGGGACCTGGGCTTTTTGGAAAGGCTCGCCCAGGGAGAGCCGGAGGCCGCCCTGGCCTTCCTGGGGGGAAATCCCACCCGCGTGGACGCCGTGGAGGTGGTGAAAAGCCTAGCCCCCCTCCTCACCGCCCAGCGGGGCCAGGTCCTGGCCTACCGCCTGGACCTCGAGGCCCCCACCCTCTCCGCCGTGGGGGCCGGCACCCTGGTCTTCCCCGCCCCTCCCGCCTAGTGGGGCTTGCCCCCTTCCCCCCATACCGCGGGGGGAGGGCAAGGCCTGGCCCAGGGATCCCCCAGGGCTCCCGTCCTGGCCTCGCCAAGGCGGGGTGGTGTCAGCGGCGCCTGCGCCGCCTCTTGGCCCTGGTCTTCACCGGGCGGTGCACCCCGGCCTTCTCCTCCCTGGGAGCCCACTCGCCGAAGTACACGGTGTTCACCGTGGCCCTTTCAGGCCGGCTGTCGCGGCTTTTATCCGTAGGCGGTCCTACCACCTTGCGCATTTCTACCTCCTTTGCCTTCTTCACCAGGGTTTTCCCCCTGGAAGATTCCCTCTTTTCCCCCTCCCGGTAGGGCAGGAGGTCGATCTGCCGAAGCCTGGGGTTGGCGGCGGCGATCACCACCTCCATCTCGTCCCCCAGGCGGATCCTCTTGCCCTTGGGACCCAAAAGGGCCAGGGCCTCCTCGCTGTAGCTGTAAGGGCCCAGGGCCTCGAGGCGCACCAGACCCTCCACCCCGTTTTTCAGCGTGACAAAGGCGCCAAAGCTGGCCACCCCGGTCACCTTGCCCAGGAAACGCTCCCCCAGGTGGAGCTCCGCCCACTTGGCCATGTAGTACTTGGTGAGCTCCCGCTCCGCCGCCTCCGCCTTCCTCTCCATCTCCGAGGCGTGCTCGGCCATGGCGGGGAAGGTTTCCAGCCAGCGGGCCTTTTTGGCCGGGGTGAGGGTGCGCCGAAGGATGGCCTTTAGCACCCGGTGCACCACCAGATCCGGATAGCGGCGGATGGGGCTCGTGAAGTGCAGGTAGTGCTCCATGGCCAGGCCGAAATGCCCCAGGTTCTCGGCAGCGTACCGGGCCAGGCGCAAGGAGCGCAGGACCAGGTTGGCCACCACGGGCTCCTCGGGGCGGCCCTTGGCCTCGAGGAGGACCCGTTGCAAGGCCTTGGAGGAGAGCTTCTCCGGCAGGGTATACCCCAGCCGGGCCAAGGCCAGGCGGAGCTTTCCGTAGGCCTCCTCCAGGGGCTCCTCGTGCACCCGGAAAAGCCCGGGAAGCCCCTTGTTCACCAGGTGCTCGGCCACCACCC contains:
- a CDS encoding AMP-binding protein is translated as MEGTLLAYLYHHAKERPHAPALRAKRLGVWQKTSWKELLERTLSLAGGLWALGLREGEVLAILGHNAPEWVEAELAAQTLGALPMGIYADAMPEEVGYFLEFTGARGIVVSDEEQLDKVYPHLHLLDFVLVWEEAGMSRHFQGKVLRFSQALGDPRVGEEAMNKRRPEETALLAPTSGTTGRSKLAMLSHQNLLAGHFALGQALGFQKGAWVFSYLPLPWIGEQMLTVVQGLVEGSTVHFPEDPTTLREDLKEVQPDFFLAPPRLWEDMASLIQSRMADADPMKAFFYRVGMGALLEGARREFRGEKVGLWLNLKRSLFYPLIARPLRARLGLAACRIAVTGGAPLGPEVFTFFRALGLDIRQVYGQSETAATTAAHTTGDAPPETVGPPLPRTEVRISEEGEILVKGPQVFQGYFRQEKATAETFTEDGFFRTGDAGFFDERGHLVILGRVKEVGALTDGTRFAPQFLENRLKYSPYVREAVVLGHGRPFVTALIELDPENVQNWARKRGIPFTTYLSLTERPEVKALIAEEIRMVNKTLPERLKIQRFAILPKELHPDDEEITRTRKVRRQVVEARYGPVIQALYGEGGRVEVVLPIRYLEGEGRLEATLEVQEV
- a CDS encoding branched-chain amino acid ABC transporter permease, which produces MFHLAKGLTDAFSRRFARAVRETYRQDEAYASTPLGRLALGVFLVLLLLLPLLLPPYPMYVTTLVAIGALSALGLHLLVGGAGQISLGHAAFMGVGAYAASHLHGPLAPLGILLGGGIAALLGLVLGLPSLRIKGVYLAIATLAFQFLADYVFKNWEGVTGGIRGRTLPPAELFGLTLDTPGRLWYLVLLFALPLFFYGKRLLMTRAGRAFMAVRDNDLSARVAGVDLVRVKLLAFALSAFYAGVAGGLLAQLYKAVTPEYFPLTVSIQYLAMVIVGGAGTVLGAVLGAFFVLLIPEVLNSLVGSLGPQYAATLAAWRNVVFGLLILAFLILEPLGLVGLWGRIRNYFRTWPLPY
- a CDS encoding glycerol-3-phosphate acyltransferase, with translation MFLALFLGYFLGSLPIAYWFGALRGRDLLREGSGNPGALNAYRVLGPVPGFLVLLLDLFKGILAVALGEGVAGSPLGGLAGGVGAVWGHAFSPWLLLKGGKGLAAGAGVLLAVDPRLLLLSLLLFAMLFALFRRPYRVALAVALAQPFLASVLHPVPPYLLFGLGLGLPVALRHLKDWQR
- a CDS encoding SufE family protein, which codes for MALPKRLQEALDLIRAMPKELKAQVLLEYARKVPTPPPGVELERVHECQTPFFLRAEVEEGRVRLYFLVPHEAPTVKAFAGLLKEGLEGEPPEAVLSVPPTFYQGAGLEELLTPLRLRGLEAALLRLQAQVQRALS
- a CDS encoding SDR family oxidoreductase; this encodes MRVALVSGASRGIGEAIARLLHAKGYRVGLFARDGGRLGALASELGEGAMALPGDVRSFGDWQRAVAGLVEAYGRLDLLVNNAGIGVMRPVAELSEEEFRQVLEVNLVGPFLGLKAALPALLASRGVVVNIASLAGKNAFKGGAAYNASKFGFLGLMGAAMLELREAGVRVVNILPGSVDTGFAGNTPGASWKLSPEDVAQAVLFAAEMPERALVSEMELRPTHTAPRVD
- the coaE gene encoding dephospho-CoA kinase (Dephospho-CoA kinase (CoaE) performs the final step in coenzyme A biosynthesis.); this translates as MGDRAKHPIIIGITGNIGSGKSTVAALLRSWGYPVLDLDELAARARENKKAELKRLFPEAFAGEELDRRVLAQLVFSHPERLRALEDLLHPEVRRLLAEELGRIQAPLVFLEIPLLFEKGWEARLDGTLLVAAPVEERVRRVVARSGLSPEEVLARERAQMPEEEKRRRATWVLENRGGVEELEEGLRGVLSRIKERFGLS
- a CDS encoding HD domain-containing protein; the encoded protein is MLRPIAHRDFPFYTPKGAIPVGGVLRDLLLGRRPQDLDFVAEDPRKAAEDAQNHLGGTLFPLDEERGQYRLVAGGLVLDFSPLEGSLEEDLLKRDFRLNALIWRQNRILGIPGAGGDLSKRVLVPVREANFYQDHLRSLRAVRLAASLGLGLPGETRKALSRHARFLQDHLEALPARERVKEELIRLLLSPRATWGLHLLERTGLLDLYLPELRPLVGLKQGGVHHLDGWQHTLSVVLHLVWLWPEAPLEARLAALYHDVGKPLTRRFDPQVGRFRFLGHAEVGAEMAKAALLWLRFPKEAVEKVEALVRRHMDRLPDEAKALRRFLFRRKDLLPHLVYLMAADRLGTRGVEEEAWGVLEAYQKALSQPLPTRPLLSGEEVMALLSLRPGPLVGKALEALLLAQVEGRVTTPEEAKAFLLYWKGHGADTPAGTPDHPY
- the amrB gene encoding AmmeMemoRadiSam system protein B, with amino-acid sequence MERIRLREPQITPIEGGFLVSDPYGVFPKPLALTEGGLFLLSLLEGRTLEEVQEEVFKTHGVLVPKKELEELVKALEEAGLLLTEEVERRLKEEEDKLKKERPMRLAGLSYPQGEREARAFLQAFRASFPGPRPQGDPSILLLPHLEPSRVPEAYGAALAALEGIPEPERVYLVGVAHRPLREKAAALPVPFQTPFGPAEPDLAALQALDALLPYELFNTPLAFREEHSLELPLFFLKGAFPQAKLLPLLVGRGSLELGEALRVVLKDHPGLLVLAVDLSHVGPRFGDQPLSRSLAEEARRRDLGFLERLAQGEPEAALAFLGGNPTRVDAVEVVKSLAPLLTAQRGQVLAYRLDLEAPTLSAVGAGTLVFPAPPA